Proteins co-encoded in one Armatimonadota bacterium genomic window:
- a CDS encoding glycosyltransferase family 2 protein: MPGEPLVSVVMPVRNGEVFLVEGIESVLGQTYENWELVVVDNCSSDRTLEIARTYAERDRRIRVLRNETPLTLMENHNVAFRAVSTASRYCKILHADDWLFPECLTRMVEVAERNLSVGLVGSYCLYGDEVRCDGLPVTVTVLSGRDMGRKTLFREFYAFVSPSAIMVRSDLLRSGRFRYHESHIHADVEACLEALRYCDFGFVHQVLTFVRPHGDSVTATVANRLNTYHWSWLDMLRAYGPVYLTHDEYERLWRARVRAYYGFLGQNVLRRRSREFWTYHKERLDDLGLPLTASRVVAGLIREAVQVVLHPVREFRRGLQPVR; this comes from the coding sequence ATGCCAGGCGAGCCTCTGGTTAGCGTGGTGATGCCCGTGCGCAATGGCGAGGTGTTTCTGGTCGAGGGCATCGAGAGCGTCCTCGGCCAGACGTACGAGAACTGGGAGCTGGTCGTCGTCGACAACTGCAGCAGCGATCGCACGTTGGAGATCGCACGCACGTACGCGGAACGTGACCGCCGCATTCGCGTTCTCCGTAACGAGACGCCGCTGACGTTGATGGAGAATCACAACGTTGCGTTTCGTGCCGTATCGACGGCGAGCCGGTATTGCAAGATCCTGCACGCCGACGACTGGCTCTTTCCGGAGTGCCTGACGCGCATGGTGGAGGTGGCGGAACGCAATCTCTCCGTCGGGCTGGTGGGCTCGTACTGCCTGTACGGAGACGAGGTGCGGTGCGACGGCCTGCCGGTGACGGTGACGGTGCTTTCCGGACGGGACATGGGGCGCAAGACGCTGTTCAGGGAGTTCTACGCGTTCGTCTCACCGAGCGCGATCATGGTACGCTCCGACCTGCTACGGAGTGGACGGTTCCGCTACCACGAGTCCCACATCCACGCCGATGTCGAGGCGTGCCTAGAGGCGTTGCGGTATTGCGATTTCGGCTTCGTCCACCAGGTGTTGACCTTCGTCCGACCTCATGGCGATTCGGTGACGGCTACGGTGGCCAATCGGCTGAATACGTACCACTGGTCGTGGCTGGACATGCTCCGGGCGTATGGGCCCGTGTACCTTACGCACGACGAGTACGAGCGCCTCTGGCGTGCGCGCGTGCGCGCGTACTATGGGTTTCTGGGCCAGAACGTGCTGCGACGGCGGTCCCGGGAGTTCTGGACCTACCACAAGGAGCGATTGGACGATCTGGGTCTTCCACTGACGGCGTCACGGGTGGTGGCGGGCCTGATCCGGGAGGCGGTGCAGGTCGTGTTGCACCCCGTCCGTGAGTTCCGCAGGGGCCTGCAGCCCGTGCGGTGA
- a CDS encoding flippase — translation MPVSALGVSARAVAWNTGIQFIGRIVTTLTQALLVMVLARAFVHHLGPVDGVREMGRYTTIMTFAVVFETFARFGFFATLVKEFSEREDQATEILARALPLRLLLAGVVAVAGTGLALVLRFEPVVTIGVALLAVSTCWGAVFNTAMAYFQSRHLMVYPVAAEALGRLVALLGMTVAALAGAPLLVVIACSLLGSLVMAGVCVGFLRRFEPLGWCVDRTYWHALVAQAVPVGLIAVLSLAYGKASVILLAAMRGSFDVGVYGVAFKLTDVLVAFPAVLVGNLFPVLARALDRRDRADAVVRRTVGALAACAFPVVVGAFVLAAPLVRLTGGETYLAASAVSVFGTPVTAVHALRVLVWAVLAGGFAHLGLSLVILRGLQARYLRVVAIVTLGSVAASYVLIPRYSYAGVSVVTVLTEVLMVATGWWMLTRSAEMRLAVVDVWKPGVAAATMGAVVWPVQALPLWAAVGVGVPLGALVYVALLSALGGLPVESLRGAIRRRPEPVA, via the coding sequence GTGCCGGTTTCTGCTCTGGGCGTCTCTGCTCGCGCGGTGGCGTGGAACACCGGGATCCAGTTCATTGGGCGGATCGTCACGACGTTGACCCAGGCCCTGCTCGTCATGGTCCTGGCGCGCGCCTTCGTCCACCATCTCGGTCCGGTAGATGGCGTGCGGGAGATGGGTCGGTACACGACCATCATGACGTTCGCCGTGGTCTTCGAGACGTTCGCGCGCTTTGGCTTCTTCGCGACGTTGGTGAAGGAGTTCTCGGAGCGAGAAGACCAGGCTACCGAGATTCTCGCGAGAGCGTTGCCGTTGCGGCTGTTGCTCGCTGGGGTCGTTGCCGTCGCCGGCACGGGACTGGCACTCGTCCTCCGCTTCGAACCCGTGGTCACGATCGGCGTGGCGCTGCTGGCCGTCTCGACGTGTTGGGGCGCGGTCTTCAATACCGCCATGGCGTATTTCCAGTCCCGACACCTGATGGTCTACCCGGTGGCCGCGGAAGCGCTGGGACGCCTCGTGGCGCTGCTGGGCATGACGGTTGCCGCGCTGGCGGGTGCGCCGCTGCTCGTCGTGATCGCGTGTTCGCTGCTGGGCTCCCTGGTCATGGCTGGGGTGTGCGTGGGGTTCTTGCGTCGCTTCGAGCCGTTGGGGTGGTGCGTGGACCGCACGTACTGGCACGCGCTGGTGGCGCAGGCCGTGCCCGTGGGGCTAATCGCTGTCCTGTCCCTGGCATACGGTAAGGCGAGCGTGATACTGCTGGCGGCCATGCGGGGGAGCTTCGACGTGGGAGTCTACGGAGTGGCGTTCAAGCTCACAGACGTGCTCGTGGCGTTCCCTGCGGTGCTCGTCGGCAACCTGTTTCCAGTCCTCGCGCGGGCTCTCGACCGTCGCGATCGCGCCGACGCGGTGGTGCGGCGGACCGTGGGTGCGCTGGCGGCGTGCGCGTTTCCCGTCGTCGTTGGCGCGTTCGTGTTGGCAGCGCCCCTGGTTCGCCTGACTGGCGGCGAGACGTACCTGGCAGCGTCTGCCGTGAGTGTATTCGGCACCCCGGTGACCGCCGTGCATGCGTTGCGGGTACTGGTGTGGGCGGTGCTCGCCGGCGGGTTTGCGCACCTGGGGCTTTCGCTGGTTATCTTGCGGGGCCTGCAGGCACGGTACTTGCGCGTCGTCGCGATCGTGACGTTGGGCAGCGTTGCGGCCAGCTACGTGCTGATTCCGCGGTACTCGTACGCTGGGGTCTCGGTGGTAACGGTGCTGACAGAGGTGCTCATGGTCGCCACCGGGTGGTGGATGCTTACGAGATCGGCGGAGATGCGGTTGGCGGTGGTGGATGTCTGGAAGCCGGGCGTCGCCGCGGCGACCATGGGGGCGGTTGTATGGCCGGTGCAAGCGCTCCCGCTGTGGGCGGCGGTCGGCGTCGGCGTGCCGCTCGGGGCGCTCGTCTACGTGGCCCTGCTCTCCGCGTTGGGAGGGTTGCCGGTGGAGTCCCTTCGGGGTGCGATACGCAGGAGGCCCGAGCCTGTAGCCTGA
- a CDS encoding DapH/DapD/GlmU-related protein encodes MATWFAPPYKARLYLARMTSKGFVAPSAEIHHKALRLGRHVFIGDRVIIFQEVGGGPVEIGDRVKIFGDAVLEVGLGGSIRIGPDSRIHRGCQLVAYKTAIEIGRDVGIAQNCAFYPYNHGMAPDAPISRQPADSKGPIVIEDHAWLGVGVIVLDGVRIGKGAVIGAGAVVTRDVPAGAIAAGVPARVLRMRHGVGDGERVHTA; translated from the coding sequence GTGGCGACGTGGTTCGCACCTCCCTACAAGGCCAGGCTGTACTTGGCCCGCATGACGAGCAAGGGGTTCGTGGCACCCAGTGCGGAGATTCATCACAAGGCGCTGCGGCTCGGGCGACACGTGTTCATTGGTGACCGCGTCATCATCTTCCAGGAGGTGGGCGGCGGTCCCGTCGAGATCGGCGACCGGGTGAAGATATTCGGCGACGCGGTTCTGGAGGTCGGGTTGGGGGGGTCCATACGCATCGGACCGGACTCGCGCATCCACCGAGGGTGTCAGCTGGTCGCGTACAAGACCGCGATCGAGATCGGTCGTGACGTGGGGATTGCGCAGAACTGTGCGTTCTACCCGTACAACCACGGTATGGCACCGGACGCGCCCATTTCACGGCAGCCCGCGGACAGCAAGGGGCCGATCGTGATCGAAGACCACGCGTGGCTCGGCGTGGGCGTGATCGTGCTGGACGGCGTGCGCATTGGGAAGGGGGCGGTGATCGGTGCGGGCGCCGTGGTGACGCGAGACGTCCCCGCCGGCGCGATCGCCGCGGGAGTACCCGCCCGGGTCCTTCGGATGCGCCATGGGGTCGGCGATGGAGAACGCGTGCACACCGCGTAG
- a CDS encoding glycosyltransferase has protein sequence MRVVQVTTMTTDGVGAAVMRLHRGLLGCGVDSIVFVAGDPGDLAGARVRRYRPPQDAVARIARQVRRAVFAASRLPYRRSRPAWVSIFSDDRSVHAGQVLAQLPQADVIHVHAMIGFLDYRCLLAAAARAPVVRTLHDMNFFTGGCHYDHGCGRFVTGCGACPQLGSSRENDLSRQVWLRKQALFARLPRARLRLVAPSRWLATAARQAGVVSNFEITVIPHGLDADMFAPRDRRFCRQLLGLPGDARIVLFVAHPLARHEKGFALLADALHRLGDVRDLMLVSAGGGPLPAAVPVPHLRLGRVQSERLLSAVYSAADLLVAPSIAETFSQVVLEAQACGTPVVAFAAGGIPEVVRDGVTGLVVPAGDISALADAIRHLLQADDLRVAMAKRARQVVLDEYTLEVQARRYVELYRAALAGRREVGAGVGGPAEVGAKPAAGVVS, from the coding sequence ATGAGAGTCGTCCAGGTGACCACCATGACGACCGATGGTGTCGGGGCCGCTGTCATGCGGCTCCATCGTGGGCTTTTGGGCTGTGGCGTCGATTCCATCGTCTTCGTCGCGGGCGACCCAGGCGACCTCGCCGGGGCGCGTGTTCGGCGGTACCGTCCGCCGCAGGACGCGGTGGCGCGGATCGCGCGGCAGGTACGGCGTGCGGTGTTCGCTGCGAGTCGCCTGCCCTATCGAAGGTCCAGGCCAGCGTGGGTCAGCATCTTCAGTGACGACCGTAGCGTACACGCTGGTCAAGTCCTGGCGCAGCTCCCGCAGGCGGATGTGATCCACGTACATGCCATGATCGGGTTCCTCGACTACCGGTGTCTGCTGGCCGCTGCCGCGCGCGCGCCGGTGGTGCGGACCCTGCACGACATGAACTTCTTTACGGGAGGCTGCCACTACGACCATGGGTGTGGGAGGTTCGTAACGGGCTGCGGCGCCTGCCCGCAACTGGGGTCCTCCCGCGAGAACGATTTGTCGCGGCAGGTGTGGTTGCGCAAACAGGCGCTCTTTGCGCGTTTACCGCGGGCACGGTTGCGGTTGGTCGCACCCAGCCGGTGGCTGGCCACGGCTGCACGGCAGGCCGGCGTGGTGAGCAACTTCGAGATCACCGTGATCCCGCACGGGCTGGATGCCGACATGTTCGCGCCCCGAGACCGCAGGTTCTGCCGGCAGTTGCTCGGGCTCCCTGGCGACGCGCGGATCGTGCTGTTCGTCGCTCACCCGCTGGCGCGCCATGAGAAGGGGTTCGCGTTGCTCGCCGACGCTTTGCACCGGCTGGGTGATGTTCGCGACCTCATGTTGGTGTCCGCAGGAGGTGGTCCGCTGCCAGCGGCAGTACCCGTGCCGCACCTGCGATTGGGCCGCGTCCAGAGCGAGCGCCTATTGTCTGCTGTCTACAGCGCAGCCGATCTGCTGGTGGCTCCCTCGATCGCGGAGACGTTTTCGCAGGTGGTGTTAGAAGCGCAAGCCTGTGGGACGCCCGTGGTTGCGTTCGCAGCCGGAGGTATCCCGGAGGTTGTGCGTGACGGGGTCACCGGTCTGGTGGTGCCCGCGGGCGACATCTCGGCGCTGGCGGACGCGATTCGTCATTTGCTGCAGGCCGATGACCTGCGGGTGGCGATGGCCAAACGGGCGCGGCAGGTGGTACTGGACGAGTACACACTCGAGGTACAGGCGCGGCGGTACGTGGAGCTTTACCGGGCCGCGCTCGCCGGGCGGCGCGAGGTAGGAGCCGGTGTGGGAGGTCCTGCAGAAGTCGGCGCCAAGCCGGCGGCGGGTGTGGTGTCGTAG
- a CDS encoding SAF domain-containing protein, with translation MILVDEALARREAKGCPIRVAMVGAGFMGKGIALQLLTAVPGMRLVAIANRRVDEARRAYEAAGVTPRVVETEAELEALIARGQCAVTEDPFLLCRAETVEAIIEVTGTVEFAAGVVMAAIENRKHVILMNAELDGTIGPLLRTYASRRNVVITNADGDQPGVLMNLYRFVRGIGVRPILCGNIKGLHDPYRTPVTQREFARKWGQKPEMVTSFADGTKIAFEQAVVANATGMRVARRGMYGFTVPAGTFIQEAVRVFPLAELLHGDGIVDYVVGAVPSPGVFVLGTHEHPVQRRYLELYKLGPGPVYCFYTPYHLCHFEVPNTVARAVIFGDAAVAPRGAPCVDVVATAKTDLAAGQELDGIGGFTVYGQCENAPIVRAQRLLPMGLAEGCRLRRAVARDQVLSYDDVEVPPGRLCDRLRAEQDAMFPVDGGAR, from the coding sequence ATGATCCTCGTTGACGAAGCGTTGGCGCGTCGCGAGGCCAAAGGGTGCCCTATTCGCGTGGCCATGGTGGGGGCGGGTTTCATGGGGAAGGGGATCGCCCTGCAGCTTCTGACTGCTGTGCCGGGCATGCGGCTCGTGGCCATCGCCAACCGGCGCGTCGACGAAGCGCGACGAGCCTACGAGGCCGCCGGTGTCACGCCCCGGGTCGTGGAGACCGAGGCGGAGCTGGAAGCGCTCATCGCGCGCGGGCAGTGCGCCGTGACCGAGGACCCGTTCCTCCTCTGTCGAGCGGAGACCGTCGAGGCGATCATCGAGGTCACAGGGACGGTCGAGTTTGCCGCCGGTGTGGTCATGGCCGCCATCGAGAACCGGAAGCACGTGATCTTGATGAATGCCGAACTCGACGGAACGATTGGCCCCTTGCTGCGTACGTACGCCAGCAGGCGAAACGTGGTCATCACCAACGCCGACGGCGATCAGCCAGGCGTCCTCATGAACCTCTATCGGTTCGTGAGGGGCATCGGCGTCCGCCCGATCCTGTGCGGCAACATCAAGGGGTTGCACGATCCATACCGGACACCGGTGACGCAGCGGGAATTCGCTCGGAAGTGGGGACAGAAGCCCGAGATGGTGACCTCGTTCGCGGACGGCACCAAGATCGCATTCGAGCAGGCGGTCGTGGCTAACGCGACGGGCATGCGGGTGGCACGCCGCGGGATGTACGGGTTTACGGTGCCGGCAGGGACGTTCATTCAGGAGGCGGTTCGGGTGTTCCCCCTTGCGGAGCTGTTGCACGGAGATGGGATCGTCGACTACGTCGTTGGGGCAGTGCCGAGTCCGGGCGTGTTCGTTCTGGGGACGCACGAGCATCCGGTACAGCGGCGGTACCTGGAGCTCTACAAGCTTGGGCCCGGCCCGGTGTACTGCTTCTACACGCCATATCACCTGTGCCATTTCGAGGTCCCCAATACCGTGGCGCGAGCGGTGATCTTTGGCGACGCGGCCGTCGCGCCTCGTGGTGCGCCTTGTGTCGACGTGGTGGCGACCGCGAAAACCGACCTGGCTGCGGGCCAGGAGCTGGACGGCATCGGGGGGTTCACGGTGTACGGGCAGTGCGAGAACGCCCCGATCGTGAGGGCCCAGCGGTTGCTGCCGATGGGGCTCGCGGAGGGATGCCGCCTGAGACGCGCGGTCGCGCGCGACCAGGTCCTCAGCTACGACGATGTGGAGGTGCCCCCGGGTCGTCTGTGTGACCGTCTGAGGGCCGAGCAGGACGCGATGTTCCCGGTCGACGGTGGTGCGCGGTGA
- the rfbC gene encoding dTDP-4-dehydrorhamnose 3,5-epimerase has protein sequence MIFLEADVQGAFLIEFEKRSDERGFFARTWCEREFAAAGLDVRFVQINISRTRRRGTIRGLHYQVAPFEEAKLVRCARGAIYDVVVDLRAESPTYMRWMAVELTADGCRMLYVPEGCAHGFQTLEDDSEVVYQVSQFYTPDAERGVRYDDPCFGIVWPLEVTVVSAKDRSWPNYRAGG, from the coding sequence GTGATCTTTTTGGAAGCCGACGTGCAGGGAGCATTTCTCATCGAGTTCGAGAAGCGGAGCGACGAACGCGGGTTCTTCGCGCGAACGTGGTGCGAGCGCGAATTCGCAGCTGCGGGCCTCGACGTGCGGTTTGTGCAGATCAACATATCACGTACCCGGCGGCGGGGAACGATACGGGGGCTGCACTATCAGGTCGCGCCGTTTGAGGAAGCGAAGCTCGTGCGCTGTGCCAGAGGAGCTATCTACGACGTGGTGGTCGACCTGCGAGCCGAGTCGCCGACCTACATGCGGTGGATGGCCGTTGAGCTCACGGCCGACGGGTGTCGCATGCTGTACGTGCCCGAGGGGTGCGCTCACGGGTTCCAGACGCTGGAGGACGATTCAGAGGTCGTGTACCAGGTGTCACAGTTCTACACACCGGACGCGGAGCGGGGCGTGCGCTACGACGATCCCTGTTTCGGCATCGTGTGGCCGCTGGAGGTCACGGTGGTGTCGGCGAAGGACCGGAGCTGGCCCAACTATCGAGCGGGCGGGTGA